The proteins below are encoded in one region of Helianthus annuus cultivar XRQ/B chromosome 2, HanXRQr2.0-SUNRISE, whole genome shotgun sequence:
- the LOC110896509 gene encoding AP2-like ethylene-responsive transcription factor At1g16060 — protein MDLNTSPKSEASLKRPNLFCMESDASSSDVKKQHKVDGDEINIQISTRPLVDQSSNVVTTNTHPNPATTKRTSMFRGVSRHRQTGRYEAHLWDKEASNATKKKGKQVYIGTYDEEESAAKAYDLAALKFFGTSTQTNFPVTEYEKDLEMMEKKTKEDYLDILKRKSDRFSRGASKYRGVARHHGNTWEARIGNVGGKKSLYIGTYSTEEEAAHAYDVVAIKNKGTNAATNFDKSTYTRSITPGSNSACDVPSHAEDQPLPPTTTTSRHHIN, from the exons ATGGATTTGAACACTAGCCCAAAATCTGAAGCAAGCCTAAAAAGGCCTAACTTGTTTTGTATGGAAAGTGATGCATCAAGTTCAGATGTGAAAAAACAACACAAGGTTGATGGTGATGAAATTAACATTCAGATATCAACAAGGCCACTTGTTGATCAGTCCAGTAATGTTGTCACGACCAACACTCACCCTAACCCAGCAACTACCAAACGCACCTCAATGTTCCGAGGAGTCAGCAG ACATCGACAAACAGGACGATATGAGGCTCACTTGTGGGACAAAGAGGCATCGAACGCAACAAAAAAGAAGGGAAAACAAG TTTATATCG GGACATATGATGAAGAAGAATCTGCCGCAAAAGCATACGATTTAGCAGCACTCAAGTTTTTCGGAACGTCTACGCAAACTAATTTCCCG GTGACTGAGTATGAGAAAGATttggaaatgatggagaagaAAACCAAGGAGGACTATCTCGACATTTTAAAAAG GAAAAGCGACCGTTTCTCAAGAGGCGCATCGAAATACAGAGGGGTTGCAAG GCATCATGGTAATACATGGGAAGCTAGGATTGGAAACGTCGGTGGCAAAAAATCTCTCTACATTGGCACTTACA GTACTGAAGAGGAGGCTGCACATGCTTATGATGTTGTAGCAATAAAAAACAAAGGAACTAATGCAGCAACAAATTTTGACAAAAGCACATATACAAGAAGCATAACACCTGGGTCCAATTCTGCTTGCGACGTACCATCTCATGCTGAAGATCAGccgctgccacccaccaccaccacctcgcGCCATCACATCAATTAA
- the LOC110896496 gene encoding uncharacterized protein LOC110896496, with translation MEMMETWDFGTYQTDFNNFEYKLKTRTVFDVTLKVHREVQKRDIEVGRNLGNWILQWLDRMKPAAQIQAGGPIQYTSNTMRIPSKRMSDYRRRITAPAGVWYQESRKRLATSSRNLLLTAYPTVSRLLRRQVPVTSNMQYRQLVSSGNGFTKGVIRDDIMQWLSRG, from the exons ATGGAGATGATGGAAACGTGGGACTTCGGCACGTATCAGACTGATTTTAACAATTTTGAATATAAACT CAAAACACGAACCGTATTTGATGTAACACTGAAAGTTCACCGCGAGGTTCAAAAGAGAGACATTGAAGTTGGCCGGAATTTGGGAAACTGGATTCTCCAGTGGCTTGACAGGATGAAACCAGCGGCTCAAATTCAAGCAGGCGGTCCGATTCAATACACCAGTAATACAATGAGAATACCAAGCAAGCGGATGAGTGATTATCGACGCCGGATAACTGCACCAGCAGGGGTTTGGTATCAGGAATCTAGAAAGCGTCTGGCTACCTCGTCGAGGAACCTTTTGCTTACGGCCTACCCAACTGTGTCAAGACTTTTGAGGCGTCAAGTGCCTGTTACGAGTAATATGCAGTATCGACAGTTAGTGTCCAGTGGTAATGGTTTTACGAAGGGAGTGATTCGCGATGATATTATGCAGTGGTTGAGTCGTGGGTAA